One Chryseobacterium indoltheticum DNA segment encodes these proteins:
- a CDS encoding GLPGLI family protein, which produces MKRIIIGVFCFLNITLLAQNQRFAYEYKFITDSTKIDDVNSELMYLDIAKKGSKFYSQKNNIADSIHQDRVKKRTRDFTGIDYGLVPYVVEKSYPDFKIDFFNNLDMNKYKVSDNRKMDWKILPQKEKIGEFDTQKASLNFAGRIWTAWFVSDIPIQDGPYKFHGLPGLIVKIEDKTKSHSFVLKEIKKLTSDQEWVSDSEKKTFGSIIAIDQEKYKKQVIDFRNNPTKGMRQMMSGNTKVMMMDENGKPLDIEKMLRDRERDAKANNAKNNNLLELDLLK; this is translated from the coding sequence ATGAAGAGAATTATTATTGGAGTCTTTTGCTTTTTAAATATTACACTTTTGGCTCAGAATCAACGTTTTGCATATGAGTATAAATTTATAACAGATTCCACTAAAATTGATGATGTTAATTCTGAGCTCATGTATCTTGATATAGCTAAAAAAGGCTCAAAATTTTATAGTCAAAAGAATAATATTGCTGATTCAATTCATCAGGATCGAGTGAAAAAAAGAACCAGAGACTTTACGGGTATTGATTATGGTTTGGTGCCTTACGTCGTAGAAAAATCTTATCCCGATTTCAAAATAGATTTTTTCAACAATCTCGACATGAATAAATACAAGGTTTCTGACAACAGAAAAATGGATTGGAAAATTTTACCGCAGAAAGAAAAAATTGGCGAATTTGATACTCAAAAAGCTTCCCTCAATTTTGCCGGCAGAATCTGGACAGCATGGTTTGTTTCAGACATTCCCATACAAGATGGTCCATACAAGTTTCATGGTTTACCAGGATTAATTGTCAAAATTGAAGATAAGACAAAATCACACTCTTTTGTTTTAAAAGAGATTAAAAAACTTACTTCTGATCAGGAATGGGTGAGTGACAGTGAGAAAAAAACTTTCGGCAGTATCATTGCTATTGATCAGGAAAAATACAAAAAACAAGTTATAGATTTTAGAAATAACCCTACAAAAGGTATGCGCCAAATGATGTCCGGAAACACTAAAGTGATGATGATGGATGAAAATGGAAAGCCATTGGATATCGAAAAAATGTTACGAGACCGTGAAAGAGATGCTAAAGCAAATAATGCAAAGAATAATAATTTGTTAGAATTAGATTTGTTGAAATAA
- the pncA gene encoding bifunctional nicotinamidase/pyrazinamidase: MKKALIIVDVQNDFCEGGALAVPGANEIIPYINLLMEENQYDQIILTQDWHPANHKSFASNNNRKVGESIILNGVPQFMWPDHCVEGTFGAEFHKDLNREKVTHIIQKGKNTEIDAYSGFQDNNHFMKTGLDDFLKYHEIQLVEIVGLAMDYCVKFTCTDAVANGYITCLHFNGTRAVNVKPDNGKDAIFEMLQKGVTVLG, translated from the coding sequence ATGAAAAAGGCATTAATAATAGTAGATGTACAGAATGATTTTTGTGAAGGCGGAGCACTGGCTGTTCCCGGAGCAAATGAGATCATTCCCTATATCAATCTTCTAATGGAAGAAAACCAATACGACCAAATAATTCTTACTCAGGACTGGCATCCTGCCAATCACAAAAGTTTTGCAAGCAACAACAACAGAAAAGTTGGCGAAAGCATTATACTAAATGGTGTTCCGCAGTTTATGTGGCCAGATCACTGTGTAGAAGGAACTTTCGGTGCAGAATTTCATAAAGATTTAAACAGAGAAAAAGTAACTCACATTATTCAGAAAGGTAAAAATACTGAGATTGATGCTTACAGCGGTTTTCAGGATAACAATCATTTTATGAAAACCGGATTGGATGATTTTTTAAAATATCACGAAATTCAATTGGTTGAAATCGTAGGTTTAGCAATGGATTACTGCGTGAAATTCACCTGTACAGATGCCGTTGCCAACGGATATATAACTTGCCTTCACTTCAACGGAACCCGTGCTGTTAATGTAAAACCAGATAACGGTAAAGATGCAATTTTTGAAATGTTGCAGAAAGGAGTTACTGTTTTAGGATAA
- a CDS encoding DEAD/DEAH box helicase, whose translation MSFESLGLSHNIIHSVKKLGYLKPFPIQEQAVPVILEGKDLMGIAQTGSGKTACFVMPILEKLQNAESKKDRNIQVLILVPTRELAIQIDEVFQAFKDNLKREIRTMAVYGGVSINPQMKGMYGVEILIATPGRLLDLIDHNALSISGIQHLVVDEADKMFQLGFGEEMNKLFTMMPVAKQTTLFSATLNDKVSEIKERLSINPVMIEIKKEEVEIDNIEQLAYHVSPENKGPFLRYLIKEKKVEKALIFVSSTRSADNLVEKLKKNKIKAVAIHSQKSQGARRNNLEEFKVNGAQILVATDLIGRGIHIESLPCVINYELPRSPLDYIHRIGRTGRAGEKGTAISILTDDELQHFRVIQKKMGKKVTLQRTEDINLHGY comes from the coding sequence ATGTCATTCGAATCGCTAGGATTATCACACAATATTATTCATTCTGTTAAAAAACTAGGTTATCTAAAGCCGTTTCCAATTCAGGAACAGGCTGTACCTGTTATTTTGGAGGGTAAAGATTTGATGGGAATTGCACAAACAGGCTCCGGAAAAACCGCTTGTTTTGTAATGCCGATATTAGAAAAATTACAAAACGCAGAAAGTAAAAAAGACCGTAATATACAGGTGCTGATCTTGGTTCCTACCCGTGAACTGGCCATTCAGATTGATGAGGTTTTTCAGGCTTTTAAAGATAATCTAAAACGTGAGATTCGTACAATGGCTGTTTATGGTGGTGTTTCTATCAACCCGCAGATGAAGGGGATGTATGGTGTAGAAATTCTTATCGCAACACCTGGACGTTTATTAGATCTTATTGATCATAATGCACTGAGCATATCCGGCATTCAGCATTTGGTGGTAGATGAAGCAGATAAAATGTTTCAATTAGGTTTTGGTGAAGAGATGAATAAACTTTTTACCATGATGCCGGTGGCGAAACAGACTACCTTATTTTCTGCTACTTTAAATGATAAAGTTTCTGAAATAAAAGAGCGTTTATCCATCAATCCTGTGATGATAGAAATCAAAAAAGAGGAAGTGGAAATTGATAATATCGAGCAGTTGGCTTATCATGTTTCTCCGGAAAATAAAGGCCCTTTTTTACGCTATTTAATTAAAGAAAAAAAGGTTGAAAAAGCTTTAATATTTGTTTCGTCTACAAGATCGGCAGATAATTTAGTTGAAAAACTGAAGAAAAATAAAATAAAAGCTGTTGCGATTCACAGTCAAAAATCGCAAGGGGCACGTAGAAATAATCTGGAAGAATTTAAAGTGAACGGAGCTCAGATTTTGGTCGCAACTGACTTAATTGGTCGTGGTATTCACATCGAATCTCTGCCTTGTGTTATCAATTATGAATTACCTCGATCGCCTTTAGATTACATTCACAGAATTGGTAGAACAGGCCGTGCCGGCGAAAAAGGAACTGCCATTTCGATTTTAACAGATGATGAATTGCAGCATTTCAGAGTCATTCAAAAGAAAATGGGTAAGAAAGTGACTTTGCAAAGAACAGAGGATATTAATTTACATGGCTATTAA
- a CDS encoding YfiT family bacillithiol transferase — translation MDSLEHKKFPIGRFEIPENICDIKLNEYIKVIKDFPDKLKNLIADFSDEQLDTQYREGGWTVRQLVNHIADSHMNSLIRLKLALTEDNPTIKPYDEAKWAELRDSVDMPVKPAMRMIKGTHQRWTALLKSMTNKQFERTFHHPEHNENQDLRVYLAHYVWHCNHHFAHIENLKKEKNWQ, via the coding sequence ATGGACAGTTTAGAACATAAAAAATTTCCAATCGGTCGCTTTGAAATTCCTGAAAATATATGCGACATCAAACTCAACGAATACATTAAAGTCATTAAAGATTTTCCTGATAAATTAAAAAATCTAATTGCGGATTTTAGCGATGAACAATTAGATACACAATACAGGGAAGGTGGCTGGACGGTAAGACAACTTGTAAATCACATTGCAGACAGTCATATGAACAGTCTCATTCGTCTAAAGCTTGCACTTACCGAAGACAATCCCACGATAAAGCCGTATGACGAAGCCAAATGGGCAGAACTTCGAGACAGTGTTGATATGCCTGTAAAGCCTGCAATGAGAATGATAAAAGGAACGCATCAACGTTGGACGGCTCTTTTAAAATCAATGACCAATAAACAGTTTGAAAGAACTTTTCATCATCCCGAACACAACGAAAACCAAGACCTTCGGGTTTATCTTGCGCATTATGTCTGGCATTGTAACCACCATTTTGCCCATATTGAAAATCTGAAGAAAGAGAAAAATTGGCAGTGA
- a CDS encoding DUF1569 domain-containing protein — protein sequence MKSLHNENDFNEIKHRIAQLSENSERKWGSMNISQMLVHCDLILQIALKKLTLPKINFFFKSIGNFTKIEMRIFNNGIPRNMPTFKKVIVNFECNFGEAKNNLLQRLDEYYFAYKNNLLPSFHELFGEMKEKDWGFMEYKHLDHHLKQFNV from the coding sequence GTGAAAAGTCTTCATAACGAAAATGATTTTAACGAAATAAAGCATAGAATTGCTCAGCTCTCAGAAAATTCTGAAAGAAAATGGGGAAGTATGAATATTTCGCAAATGCTCGTTCATTGTGATTTGATTTTACAGATTGCATTAAAGAAACTTACTCTTCCAAAGATTAATTTCTTTTTCAAATCAATAGGAAATTTCACAAAAATAGAAATGCGAATTTTCAATAACGGAATTCCCCGAAATATGCCTACTTTTAAAAAAGTAATCGTTAATTTTGAGTGTAACTTCGGAGAAGCAAAAAATAATCTTTTACAAAGGCTAGACGAGTATTATTTTGCTTACAAAAACAATCTTTTACCGAGCTTCCATGAGCTTTTTGGTGAAATGAAAGAAAAAGATTGGGGATTTATGGAGTATAAGCATCTCGATCACCATTTAAAACAATTTAATGTATGA
- the ytxJ gene encoding bacillithiol system redox-active protein YtxJ, translated as MSFLDKIFGGKQEPGETKSFWKTIRSEEDLENAVKQSYENRVAIFKHSTSCFISKTVLKNFEKEIENSDNQNVSFYFLDLLAFRPISNKIAEDFAIRHESPQLIVLENGKAINNASHQDISLSQIV; from the coding sequence ATGAGTTTCTTAGATAAAATATTTGGCGGAAAACAGGAGCCGGGAGAGACAAAATCTTTCTGGAAAACGATAAGATCTGAAGAAGATCTGGAAAATGCTGTTAAGCAATCTTATGAAAATAGAGTAGCAATCTTCAAACATTCTACAAGTTGCTTTATTAGTAAAACGGTTTTGAAAAATTTTGAGAAAGAGATAGAAAATTCAGATAATCAAAATGTAAGTTTTTATTTTCTGGATCTTTTGGCATTCAGACCTATTTCAAACAAAATTGCTGAAGATTTTGCGATTCGTCACGAAAGCCCGCAGCTGATTGTTCTAGAAAATGGCAAAGCGATCAATAACGCATCCCATCAGGATATTTCTTTAAGCCAGATTGTATGA
- a CDS encoding Crp/Fnr family transcriptional regulator produces MSNINNYLAKVFEVPAEKVNLCSIQYELKKVGKHEMLLQEGEVCRNTFFVEKGLLRMYSIDKNGKEHVIQFAPENWLIGDRSSLYFNEKSRYYIEAVEDSEVLFLQPDFFSKLIEEFPNTIEKNDLIIQKHVKSLQDRINSLLGETAEERYLKFIKMYPDLLLRVPQWMIASYLGITPESLSRVRKELAKKNFVTDK; encoded by the coding sequence ATGAGTAATATAAATAATTATCTGGCAAAGGTTTTTGAAGTTCCTGCCGAAAAAGTAAATTTATGCAGTATTCAGTATGAATTGAAAAAAGTAGGAAAGCACGAAATGCTTTTACAGGAAGGCGAAGTTTGCAGAAATACTTTTTTTGTCGAAAAAGGGCTTCTCAGAATGTATTCTATTGATAAAAACGGGAAAGAGCATGTGATACAATTTGCTCCTGAAAATTGGCTGATTGGCGATCGCAGCAGTCTTTATTTTAATGAAAAATCCCGATACTACATTGAAGCTGTTGAGGATTCTGAAGTGTTATTTTTGCAACCGGATTTTTTTAGTAAACTTATTGAAGAATTTCCCAATACGATCGAAAAAAATGATCTGATTATCCAGAAACATGTAAAAAGTCTGCAGGATAGAATTAACTCTTTATTGGGAGAAACGGCAGAAGAGCGTTATCTAAAGTTTATTAAAATGTATCCTGATCTTTTACTTAGAGTTCCGCAATGGATGATCGCTTCATATCTCGGAATAACTCCTGAAAGTTTAAGCCGCGTAAGAAAAGAGCTGGCAAAAAAGAATTTTGTTACCGATAAATAA
- a CDS encoding pyridoxamine 5'-phosphate oxidase family protein: MSTENLSQAEAAKKIKELSEKAKICMFCTNLESLPINTRPMSLQETDESGNLWFISSDTSNKNFEIKDDKRVQLLFMNNSDSEYLSVFGEAAIYKDRSTIEDKWSAMANAWFDGKDDPNVSIIRVTPTDTYYWDTKAGKLVSLITFVAAAVTGNKTDNSDGVEGKASV, encoded by the coding sequence ATGTCAACAGAAAATTTAAGCCAAGCAGAAGCGGCAAAAAAAATTAAAGAACTTTCAGAAAAAGCTAAAATCTGTATGTTTTGCACAAATCTGGAAAGTTTACCAATCAATACTCGCCCGATGAGCCTTCAGGAAACAGACGAAAGCGGAAATCTTTGGTTTATCAGCAGTGACACCAGCAACAAAAATTTTGAAATAAAAGACGACAAAAGAGTGCAGCTTTTATTTATGAACAATTCAGATTCAGAATATCTTTCTGTATTTGGCGAAGCTGCGATCTACAAAGACAGATCAACCATTGAAGACAAATGGTCTGCAATGGCAAATGCATGGTTTGACGGAAAAGATGACCCGAATGTTTCGATCATCCGTGTAACGCCTACAGATACATACTATTGGGATACCAAAGCTGGCAAATTGGTAAGTCTTATTACCTTTGTAGCTGCTGCGGTTACAGGAAATAAAACCGACAATTCTGACGGTGTAGAAGGTAAAGCTTCAGTTTAA
- a CDS encoding cyclic nucleotide-binding domain-containing protein, which translates to MVIHQQILKSAGAIIKKYQPKEKIFTKGDSAQYYFQIVSGSVKMNNYDESGREYIQIF; encoded by the coding sequence ATGGTAATACATCAACAAATCCTGAAATCTGCAGGAGCAATCATTAAAAAGTATCAACCCAAGGAAAAGATTTTCACAAAAGGAGATTCTGCTCAATATTACTTTCAGATTGTTTCGGGAAGTGTAAAAATGAATAATTATGACGAGTCGGGCAGAGAATATATTCAGATTTTTTGA
- a CDS encoding cyclic nucleotide-binding domain-containing protein: MKDGECFGESLLFIDHKYSMNAIAITMCEVLILKKTLFFNLIQQNPKLCFEMNKWLSKTAF; the protein is encoded by the coding sequence TTGAAAGACGGAGAATGCTTTGGTGAATCACTGCTTTTTATAGATCACAAATATTCTATGAATGCAATTGCGATTACTATGTGTGAAGTTTTAATCCTGAAAAAGACTTTATTTTTTAATTTGATACAGCAAAATCCAAAATTATGTTTTGAAATGAATAAGTGGCTCTCAAAAACAGCGTTTTAA
- a CDS encoding Crp/Fnr family transcriptional regulator — MKTISCMKIDEQLLKSYSAEIKTYKKRELIFREGESPAFYYQIIEGAVKVNNFNEEGKEFIHNILEKGQSFGDAHLFIEKKYSVNAYALVPTTVIMLPRKNFINLVKENPHVSLEINACLSHRLYFKMKMIHDMVSQHPSARILGLFNYLRSYTDCEDQHSFNVKLTRQQIADLTGLRVETIIRTIKKMENENLVKIKDRKIYY; from the coding sequence ATGAAAACAATAAGTTGCATGAAGATCGATGAGCAATTGCTAAAATCGTACAGTGCGGAAATTAAAACTTACAAAAAAAGAGAACTTATTTTTAGAGAAGGAGAGTCTCCGGCTTTTTATTACCAGATTATAGAAGGTGCTGTGAAAGTGAATAATTTTAATGAAGAAGGGAAGGAGTTTATACATAATATTTTAGAAAAAGGACAAAGCTTCGGAGATGCTCATCTTTTTATTGAAAAAAAATATTCTGTAAACGCATATGCTCTTGTTCCTACGACAGTAATAATGTTGCCCAGAAAAAATTTCATCAATCTTGTCAAAGAAAATCCTCATGTTTCTCTGGAAATAAATGCCTGCTTATCACATCGTCTTTATTTCAAAATGAAAATGATACATGATATGGTCTCACAGCATCCATCTGCAAGAATTCTTGGTCTCTTCAATTATCTTAGAAGTTATACCGATTGTGAAGATCAACATTCTTTTAATGTAAAGCTTACAAGGCAACAAATTGCTGATCTTACAGGTTTACGTGTAGAAACAATCATCAGAACCATTAAGAAAATGGAAAATGAAAATCTGGTAAAAATTAAAGATCGTAAGATATACTACTAA
- a CDS encoding CinA family protein encodes MEFQQNLLNYISEALITTNETISIAESVTSGLFQLAFSQMPNAAMFYKGGITAYALEQKVKILNVDYDEGNACDCVSEQIAETMALSVAKLFDTDWSIAVTGYANPIRSSTYKIFSYYSFAYKGEVILSRKLELHPKTQALGAQQYYTEFILGCFKSEINKLLILK; translated from the coding sequence ATGGAATTTCAACAAAACTTACTCAATTATATCAGCGAAGCATTAATTACAACTAATGAAACCATTTCTATCGCTGAAAGTGTAACTTCAGGCCTTTTTCAGCTTGCTTTTTCACAAATGCCAAATGCTGCAATGTTCTACAAAGGGGGAATTACCGCATATGCATTAGAACAAAAAGTAAAAATTTTAAACGTAGATTATGATGAAGGTAATGCATGTGACTGCGTTTCTGAGCAAATTGCTGAAACAATGGCACTCAGCGTAGCCAAATTATTCGACACCGACTGGTCTATTGCTGTTACGGGCTATGCCAACCCGATCAGGAGCTCTACGTACAAAATATTTTCATATTATTCTTTTGCCTACAAAGGTGAAGTAATTTTATCCAGAAAACTTGAACTTCATCCTAAAACACAGGCATTGGGAGCACAGCAATATTATACAGAATTTATTTTGGGATGTTTCAAAAGTGAGATCAATAAGCTTTTGATACTAAAATAA
- a CDS encoding Crp/Fnr family transcriptional regulator, whose protein sequence is MINEDILFSFGADLRTYDPDDFIFSEGEVPSFFFLISSGKVKLNNYNEGGKEFIQGIFSSGNGVGISSLFTEKSYPVNAVAVEESEIIRLPKAQYLQLLQENPDNYFTTIQSLSEHMHYKFLMAESIAFQNPAQKLLTLMNYLKDHHHDQSKYALQILLTRQQLASLTGLSVETVIRVIKNMEKEGILKIKNRKIFY, encoded by the coding sequence ATGATAAATGAAGATATTTTATTTTCTTTTGGAGCAGATTTAAGAACTTATGACCCTGATGATTTTATATTTTCTGAAGGTGAAGTTCCCAGCTTTTTTTTCCTGATCTCAAGTGGAAAAGTAAAATTAAATAATTATAATGAAGGAGGTAAAGAATTTATTCAAGGAATATTCTCAAGCGGCAATGGTGTCGGTATATCGTCACTTTTTACAGAAAAATCGTATCCTGTAAATGCCGTTGCAGTAGAAGAATCTGAAATTATAAGATTACCAAAAGCACAATATTTACAGCTTTTGCAGGAAAACCCTGACAATTATTTCACAACGATACAGAGTCTTTCTGAGCATATGCATTACAAGTTTTTGATGGCAGAAAGCATTGCATTTCAAAATCCTGCTCAAAAACTTTTAACGTTGATGAATTATCTTAAAGATCATCACCATGATCAGTCAAAATACGCGTTGCAAATTCTTTTAACCAGACAGCAACTCGCTTCTCTTACCGGATTGAGTGTAGAAACTGTCATCCGGGTTATAAAAAATATGGAGAAAGAAGGAATTTTAAAAATCAAAAACAGAAAGATTTTTTATTAA
- a CDS encoding helix-turn-helix domain-containing protein codes for MNNNRDNTQDFNAEHTAKILADEEIIRLAKQNSPRLLSKFKSAYPEFFEHLALINGNLQNSEIIFCIYLKLRLSTKEIATYTFVTPKAIQNRKNRLRKKLKISSDTDIYKWFDQL; via the coding sequence ATGAATAATAATAGAGACAACACGCAAGACTTTAACGCAGAACACACCGCAAAAATTTTGGCTGACGAAGAAATAATCAGGCTTGCTAAACAAAATTCACCGCGTCTTTTAAGTAAATTTAAATCTGCATATCCCGAATTTTTTGAGCACCTTGCCTTAATTAATGGAAATTTGCAAAATTCTGAAATTATTTTTTGTATCTATCTCAAGTTGAGATTGAGTACAAAAGAAATTGCAACTTACACATTTGTAACACCAAAGGCAATTCAGAATAGAAAAAACCGATTACGAAAAAAACTTAAAATTTCTTCAGACACCGATATTTATAAATGGTTTGATCAGCTTTAA
- the pdeM gene encoding ligase-associated DNA damage response endonuclease PdeM: protein MKIVTKNININNETLTLTNQRALFWKKEKALIFSDLHIGKTAHFRKNGIALASHIMKNDLERLSVLIEYFQPEKFIIVGDLLHAGNNSDVDEFCIWKNQYSDIKFCLVEGNHDKISKTLEKKLCLDSRSDSLEIDGISFVHDFDKNIEKFQITGHIHPGFVINSLVKKIKLPCFVLTENQLLLPAFSEFTGLDTKNLPQKGRFYVFTDAEIYEI, encoded by the coding sequence ATGAAAATAGTAACTAAGAATATCAATATTAACAACGAAACTCTTACTTTAACCAATCAGCGTGCACTATTCTGGAAAAAAGAAAAAGCATTGATTTTTTCGGATTTACACATCGGTAAAACGGCACATTTTCGTAAAAACGGAATTGCTCTGGCGAGTCATATTATGAAAAATGATCTTGAAAGGCTTTCGGTTTTAATAGAATATTTCCAGCCTGAAAAATTTATTATCGTCGGCGACTTGCTTCATGCCGGAAACAATTCTGATGTAGACGAATTTTGCATTTGGAAAAATCAATATTCAGACATTAAATTCTGTTTGGTAGAAGGTAATCATGATAAGATTTCAAAAACTTTAGAGAAGAAATTATGTTTAGATTCACGATCTGATTCTCTGGAAATTGATGGTATTTCTTTTGTGCATGATTTCGATAAAAATATAGAAAAGTTTCAGATTACTGGACACATTCACCCAGGTTTTGTGATTAATTCTTTGGTTAAAAAAATAAAGCTTCCGTGTTTTGTGCTCACTGAAAACCAACTATTGCTTCCGGCCTTCAGCGAATTTACCGGTTTGGATACAAAAAATCTCCCTCAAAAAGGAAGATTCTATGTTTTTACAGATGCCGAAATCTATGAGATCTGA